A DNA window from Tenuifilaceae bacterium CYCD contains the following coding sequences:
- a CDS encoding NADH dehydrogenase, translating to MTETKELVKKLADKHGRVRESLIPILQGVVQEERYISSEAMTEIARELDISAAKVYGTATFYSFLDTQPRGKYVIRVCRTISCAMKGKNLIIQELEDILKIKIGETTQNRKFSLLETNCLGWCHKGPAMLVNDEAYTELTPEKVREIINEYMIK from the coding sequence ATGACGGAAACTAAAGAATTGGTAAAAAAACTTGCTGATAAGCATGGAAGAGTAAGGGAGAGTTTGATCCCCATTCTTCAAGGCGTTGTGCAAGAGGAGCGCTACATTTCAAGCGAGGCAATGACCGAGATAGCTCGGGAATTGGACATTTCTGCGGCAAAGGTTTACGGAACAGCTACGTTTTATAGTTTTCTCGATACTCAGCCTCGTGGAAAATATGTAATCAGAGTTTGTAGGACTATATCCTGCGCAATGAAGGGAAAGAATTTAATTATACAAGAGTTAGAGGATATTTTGAAAATTAAGATTGGTGAAACTACTCAGAATCGAAAATTTTCCTTACTCGAAACGAACTGCCTAGGATGGTGTCACAAGGGGCCTGCAATGCTTGTTAACGATGAGGCTTATACCGAGTTAACACCCGAGAAGGTTCGAGAAATTATTAATGAATACATGATAAAGTAA